One segment of Vibrio mimicus DNA contains the following:
- the lptM gene encoding LPS translocon maturation chaperone LptM has product MKKKFTALFLLSMLALAGCGQTGPLYMPDDAKQSEQSQ; this is encoded by the coding sequence ATGAAAAAGAAATTCACTGCGCTGTTTTTGTTGTCCATGCTCGCGTTAGCGGGATGTGGGCAAACTGGGCCACTTTATATGCCTGATGATGCAAAACAAAGCGAACAAAGTCAGTAA